ATCTGCTGGCGCGGCCGGCCTTGAATGCGTTGCGCCTGCGCACCGACCCGCGCCGCTACAACGGCGCGATCTTCATGGGGCTCAACGGCATCGCCATCAAGAGCCATGGCGGGACCGACGCGCTCGGTTTCTCCAACGCCATCGGTGTCGCGGCCGACATGATCACGCATCGGGCGCTCGCCCGTATCACCGAGGATTTCGGCAACACCGCGGCGGTCTCGCGTCCGCAGGCGGCCGAGCTGTGAGCGTGATCCGGTCCGTCGTCGCCGGCTGCGGCGCCTATCTCCCGAAGCAGGTGGTGACCAACGCGGATCTCGCTCGGAAGATCGAGACCTCGGACGAATGGATCCGCCAGCGCACCGGCATCGGCCAGCGCCACGTGGCGGCCGAAGGCGAGCTGACTTCGCATCTGGCGATCAAGGCCTCCGAGGCGGCGTTGAAGGATGCCGGGATCAAGGCCGACGAGCTCGACCTGATCGTCCTGGCCACCACGACCCCGGACGAGACCTTCCCGGCGACCGCGACCCGGGTGCAGGCCGCCCTCGGCATGACCCGCGGCATGGCTTTCGACGTGCAGGCGGTCTGCTCGGGCTTCGTCTATGCACTGGCCGTGGCGGATAATTTCCTGCGCGTCGGGCAGGCGAAGACGGCGCTCGTGATCGGCGCCGAGACCTTCACCCGTCTTCTCGACTGGAACGATCGCGGCACCTCGGTGCTGTTCGGCGACGGCGCGGGGGCTGTCGTCCTCAAGGCCGCGCCGGGCAAGGGTGACAAGAGCGACCGCGGCATTCTCTCGACCCATCTCTTTTCCGACGGCCGCTATCACGACATGCTCTATGTCGATGGCGGGCCCTCCAGCACCGGCACCACCGGCGTGGTCCGCATGGAAGGCCGCGAAGTGTTTCGCCACGCCGTCACCAAGCTGGCCCAGGCCGTCGACGAGGCGATCGCGAGCAACGGCGTCTCGGAAGCCGAGATCGACTGGCTGGTCCCGCACCAGGCCAACCGGCGCATCATCGACAGCATGGGGCAGCGCTTGAAGCTGGCGCCCGAAAAGGTCGTGGTCACGATCGATCGCCATGCCAACACCTCGGCGGCCTCGATCCCGCTGGCCCTGGCCGAGGCTCATGCCGACGGGCGCATCAAGCGGGGTCAGCTCGTGCTGATTGAAGCCATGGGCGGCGGCTTCACCTGGGGTTCGGCGCTGATCCGCTGGTAGGCGGGAAGGGGCCTTCGGGCTCCTTTGCCGGGTGCCCCCGGCCGGCCGATTGAGAGTTTTCCCGCCTTTTATCCACTTACTTGGCGAAACGGGTCCGTTCCCCCGAGTCGTCACCGGACTGCCCCGGTGATGACACAGAGTCGCATCGGATGAGGATTAGACCGTCCGAACAAGCCCATGCATCATGGTTAACGCGATTCGCTCGTGGGTTGGATTCGTCATCGCCCACGCAGGTTCAAGATTAGGGCCGATCCTGCTGTAATTGACTGATTTCCCGCCGCGCGCTAGCGTTTTGGATGAAGAACGGGGGAATGCCATGAGCAACACGGTCACCCGAGCCCAACTCAGCGAAGCCGTCTATCAAGAGGTCGGCCTGTCGCGCAATGAGTCGGCTGATCTGGTGGAGACGGTGCTGAAGGAGATCGCTGACACGCTGGCCAAGGGCGAGACTGTGAAAATTTCGTCATTTGGCACCTTCATGGTTCGCCAGAAGGGCCAGCGGATCGGGCGGAACCCGAAGACCGGTGAGGAAGTTCCGATCAAGCCGCGCAAGGTGCTGGTGTTCCGCGCCTCGCATGTCTTGAAGCATCGCGTCAATGGCGGCAGCCCTGAGACGGCGCCGAAAGAGGTCGACTGATGCCGCTGCCCCAACCGCAGCGCCGCAATGAAGCGGAGAGCGCCGTTCCGGCCGAAAGCCGGGATGCCGCGGGCCGCCGTCATGAAAAATCGGCGAGCGCCTTTCGCACGATCAGCGAAGTGGCGACCGAACTTGATGTGCCGCAGCATGTGTTGCGGTTTTGGGAAACCAAGTTCTCGCAGGTCCGGCCGCTGAAGCGCGGCGGCGGCCGCCGCTATTACCGGCCCGAGGATGTCGAGCTGCTGCGGGCGATCCGCAAGCTGCTCTATGAAGAAGGCTACACGATCAAAGGGGTGCAGCGACTGATGCGCGAGGGCGTGTTCCGCATCCGCGCCCAGGAGACGGCGGCGCCCGAAACCGGCGACGCGGCGGAGTTGTCCACCGGCGAGCTGGATCTCGGCGCGGAACCGGTGCCCGAGGCGGCGACCGCCGACCAGCCGGTCGAGGCCGCCGCCGAAACGGCGGACCCAGCCAGCCATCGCCGGGAGCTCATCGAGAACGCGATCGAGGAGCTGACCGAGCTCCGTAACCGCTTGGCGCGTCTGCTGGGCTGAACCGAGAGTTTTGCTGTCTTGGCTGCGATCCTTGCGGGTCTCGGGCCCGCAGGAGGCGGCGGTTGCCTGGACCGGAGCGGGCCGCTATAAGGACCGCCCTAAGGCCGGAGCGTGGCGCAGCCTGGTAGCGCACCAGACTGGGGGTCTGGGGGTCGCAGGTTCAAATCCTGTCGCTCCGACCATTCTTCCCCCGATTTCGACGATCCTCATCGGCCTCCACGGCAGGCGGCACTGCCCGCGGTTCGATCGAATCTGCATTCGCGAGCGCGTCGTCGTTTCGTGCGCGCCACCGCCGCGGCCTCGAATCTCTCGCCGTCGACATGTTGCGGTTTCTACTCACGTCGGTGGCCGCGACGCCTCTAGGAAAGATTCCCTCGGCCCCGCGAGGTCGATCGTTTCCGATCGGATCTCGGCTATCGCCTATCCTGGCAACTCGTTAGCATTAACTTCGATCCAGGTTCGTCCTGGAAATGTCGGACGAAGCGACCAGCTGGGGTGATCATGGACTCTAGGGCAATTCATCGTCGCGCGGCGTGCGGGGTGCTGACCCTCGGCGCGCTGGCGCTCGGACTGATGCTATCGGGGCCCGCAAATGCCGAGGACATCAAGATCGGCATCCTGTTCGATGTGACCGGTCCGGTCGCGGATATGGTGCCGCCGCTCCTCGATGCCACCAAGCTGGCGGTCGATGAGGTCAACGCCAATGGCGGGCTTCTCAAGGGGCAGAACCTCCAGACGGTTCTCGCCGACTCGAAGGGCACCGAGGATGACGCGGTTGCTGCGGCCAGCGCGCTCGTGCGCGATGACAAGGTCGTCGCCATCGTCGGGTCCATCACCAGCGTCGCCACGCTCGCCGCCGCCCACAAGGTCACCATTCCCAACAGCATTCCGATGATCTCGCCGGCCTCGACCGCGGTCGAACTGACCGACCTGGAGGACAAGGACTTCGTGTTCCGCGTGGTGCCGAGCGACGCCGACCAGGGCTGGGTCCTGGCGGGCCTGGTCCACAACAAGGGATTCACGAAGGTCGCGGTGACCTATATCGACAGCGACTATGGCAGCGGCCTCAATGACACCTTCCGCGACAACTTTCAGAACTACAAAGGCGTCGTGACGACGGCCCTGGGCCACGAAGCCAACAAGGCCAGCTATGCCGACGAGGTGAAGCAGCTCGAGCCGTTCGATCCGGAAGCGCTCGTGCTGATCGACTTCGCGACGGCCGGCGGCATCACCCTCATCAAGGACGCATTGGCCGGCGGCCATTTCAAACAATTCATCGGAACCGATGCGCTGATGGACCCGGCCTTGATCGCGGAAATCGGCGCCGACAATCTCAAGGGGATGTTCTTCACGGCGCCCACGACCGACGATTCGACCTCGGCCGCGAAAAAGTTC
The nucleotide sequence above comes from Hypericibacter terrae. Encoded proteins:
- a CDS encoding beta-ketoacyl-ACP synthase III — encoded protein: MIRSVVAGCGAYLPKQVVTNADLARKIETSDEWIRQRTGIGQRHVAAEGELTSHLAIKASEAALKDAGIKADELDLIVLATTTPDETFPATATRVQAALGMTRGMAFDVQAVCSGFVYALAVADNFLRVGQAKTALVIGAETFTRLLDWNDRGTSVLFGDGAGAVVLKAAPGKGDKSDRGILSTHLFSDGRYHDMLYVDGGPSSTGTTGVVRMEGREVFRHAVTKLAQAVDEAIASNGVSEAEIDWLVPHQANRRIIDSMGQRLKLAPEKVVVTIDRHANTSAASIPLALAEAHADGRIKRGQLVLIEAMGGGFTWGSALIRW
- a CDS encoding integration host factor subunit alpha; translated protein: MSNTVTRAQLSEAVYQEVGLSRNESADLVETVLKEIADTLAKGETVKISSFGTFMVRQKGQRIGRNPKTGEEVPIKPRKVLVFRASHVLKHRVNGGSPETAPKEVD
- a CDS encoding MerR family transcriptional regulator: MPLPQPQRRNEAESAVPAESRDAAGRRHEKSASAFRTISEVATELDVPQHVLRFWETKFSQVRPLKRGGGRRYYRPEDVELLRAIRKLLYEEGYTIKGVQRLMREGVFRIRAQETAAPETGDAAELSTGELDLGAEPVPEAATADQPVEAAAETADPASHRRELIENAIEELTELRNRLARLLG
- a CDS encoding ABC transporter substrate-binding protein, translated to MLTLGALALGLMLSGPANAEDIKIGILFDVTGPVADMVPPLLDATKLAVDEVNANGGLLKGQNLQTVLADSKGTEDDAVAAASALVRDDKVVAIVGSITSVATLAAAHKVTIPNSIPMISPASTAVELTDLEDKDFVFRVVPSDADQGWVLAGLVHNKGFTKVAVTYIDSDYGSGLNDTFRDNFQNYKGVVTTALGHEANKASYADEVKQLEPFDPEALVLIDFATAGGITLIKDALAGGHFKQFIGTDALMDPALIAEIGADNLKGMFFTAPTTDDSTSAAKKFDALYKAAFNRTGDEEFAAQTYDATMLIALAIEKASATDGKKIRDALREVCCSAGGEVIEPGEWAKAKAAIAAGKKINYEGASGNCDFDENGNIEGVYGHFEIENGVFKQVELLKP